TGTCGGCGTCGAATTCACCGTAGGCCTGTGGGCCGGTTCGCTTCTGGCTGTATCGCGCGGGGTCCCGCCAGCGGCTGCCGCCGCAGCCGTCGCCGGGTTCTATGGCTCGATCACGGTTGGTCGTATTCTCGTCGGTCTGATTGCCGATCGCGTGGGAAATCAGCGCCTCGTTTCCTATGGCGCAGGCGTCGCTCTGGTGGGCATCGTCGGCCTCGCGCTCGCTCCGGGGTTGGGCACCGGTGCAGCTTCACTTGTGCTCACCGGCCTCGGCATGGCGCCAATCTATCCCGGGCTGATGCATGAAGTGAAGAATCGTTTTACTCCGTCGGCGATCCAGACGGTCGTCGGCCGTCAGTCGGGAGGAGCGAGCCTCGGCGGGGCGACGATGCCTGCGATTGCCGGCGCGCTGGCGGCGGTGTCTCTGGAGTGGATACCCTGGTTTGCAGCCGGCCTCACTCTTTTGCTTATTGTCGTGAACATGAGGCTGGATCGCCTCACGCGGACTGGCAAAGCCTAGCCAAACAGATCGAGCTGGGCCGCCGGTTTCAAGGGCTCATGGCACCGGGGACCTTCGTTACGCGTACTGCTGACGAAGGGGTCAAGGGCTGTGGCCGTCAAGGTTCCGGCCGGGGGCGGAGTGGTGAGATCCTCCCATTCGGCGTCGTTGAGCTGCCCCGGCTGCAGCCACACGGCGCATGCATCGCCTTGGAGGATTACGGGCATTCGGTGATGGAGGGGCGAAACATCTGGATTGGCGCCGGTGGTCAGAAAACAGAACTGAAGTTCGTCGGAGGCATCGCTCCAGATGCCTGCGAAAGAGAAGCTTTCCCCTCCCTCCACCTGAAAGAGAAAGGGCCACTTCTTACCCTCCCGTCCCTGCCACTCGTAGAATCCGTTTGCTGGCACCAGGCAACGTCGTGTTTTCACTGACGAGGCGAACGTGCGAAGCGTTCGGGCAGTCTCAGACTTCGCGTTGGCATGCGGGCCGGTTTCGGCACCCGGGCCGAACCTTGGAAATCCCCAACGCGCCTGAACGAGCATCGGCTTCCCCTGTTCCAGCGCCACGACAGGAACCCGGGACGTCAACGCGACATTGTAGCGCGGCTGGAGCCACTCGGCGGGTGCCAGATCGAACTTAAGGGCGCGCGTGACGGAGCTCAGCGCGGCTTCTGGGTTGTGAAGGGTGTAGCGAACGCACATGCGGGGTCCAGGAACAGAGACGAACTTCCAGCGAGTTGCATGGACGGCTGTAATATGGCAACCGTTTGCCTGATGCGCAAATCCGCAAACAAATCCGGCACGTTCCGTCGGCGAATCCTGCTCCTTGCAGTCGCCGCGATGGCGGGAGTGGTGGGAATTTGGGCCGGCCGATTCCAGCGCAGCCATGCCACAGCAGCGGCCTTTGCGTGGGTTCGTGAAGCTTCCG
This portion of the Opitutaceae bacterium genome encodes:
- a CDS encoding SOS response-associated peptidase; the encoded protein is MCVRYTLHNPEAALSSVTRALKFDLAPAEWLQPRYNVALTSRVPVVALEQGKPMLVQARWGFPRFGPGAETGPHANAKSETARTLRTFASSVKTRRCLVPANGFYEWQGREGKKWPFLFQVEGGESFSFAGIWSDASDELQFCFLTTGANPDVSPLHHRMPVILQGDACAVWLQPGQLNDAEWEDLTTPPPAGTLTATALDPFVSSTRNEGPRCHEPLKPAAQLDLFG